The stretch of DNA CGggttcaagaagaagaaaacaaaactcaactggaaaagtttttttttaaaaaggaaaatagcaaATGGCAAACTCTGTGatgttggttttttgttaGTCGTTGCTAATTTATCAGCGAATGGCGATCTAAATGTTCTTCTTATTTCGAGCTGTGCTGTTGTCGGATCGTTGAGAATTATTGCCCAGCTCTTAttcttggcttcttcttcttcttttgagttttttctctctcatgtCTTATTATTGCTCGTCTTTTACTTGGTTTTATTATCTAGTCCGGTTGGAGTTGGCCCGATTGGGCAACAACCCGGACTCGATTTGGACATGAGATGGGTGGAGTCGCCGGAtgggaaatcatttcattcagGCGatcataaaagaaagaaggatcGAGCCTTTTGAGTGCGACATCAGCCAGCCAGAGCTTACaagggatttttttaattctgttaaaaatacaaaaataaaaaagctcaAAGATTCCGAGGTGGACAGCAGAAAATCGGCGatcgacattttttatttccccccgaGCGCCGATTGGAAAGTCGAAAAACTAGGAGGACCGACATTTATAGGAGAGGTAGTAGGCCCCTATGGGGATGTGTGTAGTAGAGAGAGTCAGATCACTTGGGCAACTGTACAAACACAACACGAGAGCGACCCCACACCTGGCGCTccaacttgtttattttttttcttcttcttcttcttcttccagccaAAGGTGTGTCCAGCATCGCGCGGACTGAATTGCCCTATAATGAGCGAGCAAGCGCTCGCCCGGCTGTGTGCCAGCCTCtctttttggctggtttcctTCCCATTTACGTCCTttttgtgagtgtgtgtgtgtcctggCGCATACGAAAAGGCTAACGTGAGCATTCGGGGCACGTGTGCGAATGAGCCAGGCTAATCTGTCGATGACGCCCTCTTCTTGACTATGCTGCGCCGGACGCTAATATACATCGCAGCCTCTCGCGTCCAATCATGTCGGTCGACagtcgacaaaaaaataaaagtaaaaaaggtaaaaaaagaagtttcctGTGTCGAATCGGTGACTCATCCGTGTCGTATTTGGTTTAATCGATAGCGACAATCAACGAGAACATCCATAAACTGGATCGGTTTAGGCGAATCTAACAGGTATGCAATTCGTCATCACGTCGTTACGTTGGCAATGGGTCGAAAATTGGGCATAGAGTAGTCATTTTCCGGTTCATTGACATTCCCTCCGTGACACCAGAAATAAATTTGGCATTTTGATTCTACTGTCTAAAATCGGACAACCAGTTGATTACGTACAAGATGGAATTCAGACTCATTCCAgtctttcctatttttctatttctttttgccaattagctttctattttttttagaataaaatatGTAATAGTAATCGGATGGATTCCACTTAAATTTTCGCCACCAACACCCAAGGAAGGCCAGGATTTTCATCCTTTATTGTAGGACAATGTTTGTAATTGCACAAACAGTGCGCAAATTCGTGCCAAAAAGAAGTAATAAaacatgattttatttatttatgaataTAATCATATTCGTAATCATATACTGTTTTTAACCATTAATCTCTATCAAACTAAAATCTCGATTACACGACTTCTGCagttaaaaattctttttcaaatggcGCCACTCGAATCGACATCTAGTAGACAAATAAGTGACTATGCCACTATCAATATCAGTGCCAATCGTCGTCTGCTTTGCACTTGATTTGTTTCTCAAATAATCGTGGttaaggtaattttttaaaaaataaggcaGAATCATGTCTGTCATTGAATCCACTACCAGGCTCATAAATCTGCAAAGTAAGTCTTGAATAagaatcatttttattcttgttgttAAAATGCTACATGTTCTAATTTATTGTAATTTGTAGGACTGTTGAAGCCCTGGATACCTACGACGACTGCAATTAGATGGAGaacaagaaaaccaaatatCCAAGTAATATTGTGCACTTGATTTTGTATTTCCATTAGATTTTACTAACATGACCTTATTACTCACAACAGAGACCTATTCCAGATCATTATGTCAAAGCAAGATTCAAAGCTGCCCTTGAGCCCATATACCCAGATCCCCAGATGGACAAACCATGGTTCGAAAAGTGTGGCAATATTTGGCAAactaaagaaaaggaagaggtaacaaagttttactttttaagtCACATCAGCATTTCCATTAATATTATTTGTATTCAGACTTCCAAGTATGAGGAACTTTTGGCCAAAGAGTTTTATAAGAAATTCGCCGAATCACAGCTGATTGCtgtttttcatgaaaattccTCTAAAGCATATGAGCTAATTAAGGttagaatatttatttattttattttctgcatTTTGTTGAATACCAATACACTAATACTTCTAATATCTAGATTAAACAAATGATACATGGTCACAACATGAAAATGGTCTTTGGAAGTAGAAAAATTGCCACTTTGGCTCTGGCTGGAACAGAGTTTGAGCCTGTTCTAAGATTACATGAAGGGAAAACTGCCTATTTGTGCAGTAAAGACCTTCATGTACCTAAACTTCTTAAATTTGTCAAGAAAATGAATCACTTGGTTCTTTTAGGTAAGCACAAATTTGACTAAGGTGTGTTGATGTAGTCTaatatttctttctcattttagCTGGTGTAGTCCAAGGCAGGTTAATCACCAAAAGTCAGCTGCAATGGGTTGCCACTTTACCAGATATAAACATGCTGCGTGCTGAGCTCTGTTCAATCCTGTCCTCACACACAATTCAATTGAGCCAATCCCTGACatatcaacagcagcaattaACACAGTCTCTGGAACagcttgtaaaaaaagataGTGAAACATCTACTGATGGAAGTGAAACATCTGCTGATGGAACAAGCTAAAAAAGTGTATTGCAGATACATTAGAGAAGATTAATACAGTGTTTAAAAAACTTGCCTGATTTTAAAACATCTATTCAATTGGAAGCTACCCACCctaaccccccaaaaatacagttatgtatttttttatcagccatttttctcttatttcattaaaatttttttagttttcaaacTATGTTCTAAATGGCATTAGTACAAAATTGCCATACAAAGAATAGCAAAGTTATACTAGATTTTTAAATGGCAGTTgtcaaagaaaggaaaattatCCATGGCCTTGAATAATGA from Daphnia pulex isolate KAP4 chromosome 4, ASM2113471v1 encodes:
- the LOC124193032 gene encoding 39S ribosomal protein L10, mitochondrial-like, encoding MSVIESTTRLINLQRLLKPWIPTTTAIRWRTRKPNIQRPIPDHYVKARFKAALEPIYPDPQMDKPWFEKCGNIWQTKEKEETSKYEELLAKEFYKKFAESQLIAVFHENSSKAYELIKIKQMIHGHNMKMVFGSRKIATLALAGTEFEPVLRLHEGKTAYLCSKDLHVPKLLKFVKKMNHLVLLAGVVQGRLITKSQLQWVATLPDINMLRAELCSILSSHTIQLSQSLTYQQQQLTQSLEQLVKKDSETSTDGSETSADGTS